GAGAGAGCCCTCGGCAGGAACGTTGGCATCAGCGACAACATCCGCATGGCCAACCCACTCGGCTACCTCAAGGACAAGCCGCTGCCCGTCTGCCCTGACCTGCTCAAAACGTTCAACCCTACCACTGATGATGATCACTGAGCAGGCAGACCGCCAACATGGTACCACTGGAGAGGCTGCTGCACCACAACAATAAATCTGTTATCTGGCATGCAAATAGCATGGTTGTATCAGCAGAGTACAGCATCAATGCATAGCTGTATCTAATGCTACTTACAGCCTTGTGATGTACCAGATCTTGCCATCGATTCTTCTTCTGCAAGCTGTAACAAATCTTTTCAACAAAAGTCACCATCCATCTAACCTGATAGGAACAATGCCATTTCATTTCTTTCTAAATTACCAACTTCAGAAATCGCTCATGTTAGATAACGCCTTGGGTGTAATTTACACCCATGGCACTGTGTTTCTATTACATCACATAAGAGAAAGTATGAACTATTTCTATGGGGCTTATATGGCAAAGAGGATGGGAAGCTCTTGACTCTTCCCTACCACGGTTTCAGATCTCCAACAGGTCCGGCAGTCCAGTTGAGATGCTTTTCGCCGGGTGGCAAGTATACACCCTCTGGGTGTGGGAGCTTACGAGCAAGGCCATTCAAGATCTGGTGGAATGCATCTCGTGGTTGGGCTGGCTGTGGGAACAACATGGCCTGCTTCATTGATGGATTTGCGAGCAATCTTTGCTTTCTTAGAATATCCTCGATGGGCATTGATGTCAGGATTGTGTCCAACTTTGGGACATCCTTCTCCTCCACAAAAATACCAATTTCTTCCCATGGGATAGCATCAGCAAATGGCAGCACAATATCGTCAGCTATGATGACTGGAATGCAGCCAAAGACCACAGCCTCAACCAACCTAGGGCTCCATGGTGCCCAGCCCAATGGGCACAGGCAGAAGACAGCACGCTGCATGTCTTCGTAGTAAGTCGCAGGGTGATCGGTGGAAATGTCAAACAGAGGATTGTTCTTGAAGTTCTCCCACAGGGAAGCTCGCGCACCTCTGTACAACAACACCACTGAAGTGAGTAAATAAATGGAACCAAACCATGAGGAAGAGTTCAGATTGGCCAAATTTTAGAAGCATTGGTACCTTGCATAGTAACCACCCTCAGGGTCATTTCCGGTGTCATAGAACAGACCCCTAAAGTAAACGAAGATTGACCGTGGTGTGTCCGGGGGAATAAGGTGAGCCTGCATTTTCTGAGGAGGAGCAAAGGGTGGAATGATGATAGACCCCTCCTTCAGGCAAACATGATTCTCTTGTCCAAACGTTTGCACCAATGTAGCACGTCGCAGCAATGGGAGAATGCCACGTTCAATAGCTTTTTCTTCCTGCAAATACCAGCATAACTATTACACAGAGAACTTTTGAGCAAAACGCAAAATAAAGGAAGATATATTCCtaattactactccctccgtccgaaaatacttgtccgaggaatggatgtatctagatgtattttagttctagatacatccattcgTATCCATTTTacgacaagtatttccggacggagggagtacctttgtaaacaaatataagacgACCTTTGCAGACGTCTTATATTTGCTTACAGAGGGAGTATGACCTACTGACCTCCTTTAGTTACAAGTTGTACTAGAAGAAATAACAAAATCAGGCATAAGGAAACCCTTGGTGAACATGTGAGTCCGAGGGACTAGTGAATTCACCTGATAATGGAAGCAAGCTCCAAAATCATGTGGGACAACAAAGAAGTGATCTGCGCCATCAGTTCGGTTCCAAAAGGGCCATTTATTCGAAATATACTGGATCGAACTCCTCATAACCCGTGGTGACTTGAATGGCAAGGGAAGACCAGCAGGAGTTAGGTCACATGTAGTATAAACTGGTGTGTAGAACCAGTCAGCCTCTTTGGGTTTGAGTGTCCGCACAGCACTTGAGAGCAAGAAACGATGCATGAATATTTCCGCAGCAAACATGTGACTGAGGCACCGGGGATCCTTGGTGACCATCTTCTTGTTATACTTTCTTGGCAAGTCATATATGAAAACCTTTAACTTTCCCACAGGATTGTCTTCTAGCACATCACCAGCACTTCCTACAAGTTAAATAATCGCAAATTCAGCAAACAGATGAGCGAATTATCTGAACAAAATTTGAAGTAATTAGGTTGTGCAACAGCAAAGCATACGACTATCTCTATCAAAAATTGTGAGATTATATCAAGTTTATTTAAACTACTCTACTTGAGAATGGTAAACTGAACCTTTGTGATTATAATTGATCAATTCTATTTCAACCAAATATATTTGTGTACAGCCGCATAAACATAATCTTGGCAACAATATCCAACACGAAAGGCAGAAAAAAAAGGCGTATCAACTGAACGGAGGAACTGAACCAGAACCAATCTGGACTCAGCGGCCCTCAAAGATGACCTAGTCCACAACTCAAAAAACAGTATagaaccaatcatctccacagatCAGAACCAAATAAACAATCATACTAACTCGCAGTTTAAAGCGTGCCAACAGGTGGAACAGGAGCGAAGAAATCCTAGTTTCTGAAAACATCAAACTTTTGAGAAGGAAGAAACAAAAAAGGAAGAGATTTGGAGATATGGCCGGACCTGAGATGCGCTCGCTGTGCTGCTGAACGGCGTGGTCGGCCTCGCCGGACTCCGTAGCggccgcggcggccggcggcgtcAGGACGGACGAGAGGGCCACTGCCGCCAGGAGCAGGGCCACGGGGAGCCACACCGCCTTCGATCCCATCGTGGACGGCGCCGCCCTGCCGGGTCTCCGGCACCCAGAGCCGTGTTTAATTAACTATGAGATTGGATTTGGGAATTCGATAAAGGGAGCAGATTGGGTAGCAGAGCGAAGCAAGGAAGGAGAAGGTCAAGAAGATTTTGTTAGGACAAATGGAGATTGGAGAGAGGAGAGAGAATGGCTCGACTCTTCCCAGATAAAAAGTCTGCAGTAAGCGTACAAAACCACTTTCCTTGACCAGTTATGAAGTAAAAGATGGGGCTCAATTAGAGGTAATAATCACTGTGTTATCTGATCTCCGAAAAAATCACTGTTGTCTGTTTGGTTGAAAATCATTGTTGTTATTAATGCTGGCTTCACTTTTTTTTAGGAAATCATGATGGCTTACTTATCTAGTGCCATATAAGAAGAGGGCCCAAAAGCACTGGCACTGGATAATAAGGGTAGTCATAATACTCCATCATAAGAGCAATTTctgaagaaag
The window above is part of the Triticum urartu cultivar G1812 unplaced genomic scaffold, Tu2.1 TuUngrouped_contig_5140, whole genome shotgun sequence genome. Proteins encoded here:
- the LOC125528822 gene encoding probable glucuronosyltransferase Os04g0398600, which gives rise to MGSKAVWLPVALLLAAVALSSVLTPPAAAAATESGEADHAVQQHSERISGSAGDVLEDNPVGKLKVFIYDLPRKYNKKMVTKDPRCLSHMFAAEIFMHRFLLSSAVRTLKPKEADWFYTPVYTTCDLTPAGLPLPFKSPRVMRSSIQYISNKWPFWNRTDGADHFFVVPHDFGACFHYQEEKAIERGILPLLRRATLVQTFGQENHVCLKEGSIIIPPFAPPQKMQAHLIPPDTPRSIFVYFRGLFYDTGNDPEGGYYARGARASLWENFKNNPLFDISTDHPATYYEDMQRAVFCLCPLGWAPWSPRLVEAVVFGCIPVIIADDIVLPFADAIPWEEIGIFVEEKDVPKLDTILTSMPIEDILRKQRLLANPSMKQAMLFPQPAQPRDAFHQILNGLARKLPHPEGVYLPPGEKHLNWTAGPVGDLKPW